One Urocitellus parryii isolate mUroPar1 chromosome 9, mUroPar1.hap1, whole genome shotgun sequence DNA segment encodes these proteins:
- the Mrps17 gene encoding small ribosomal subunit protein uS17m, with product MSIARSSVHAKWIVGKVIGTAMQKTAKVRVTRLVLDPYLLKYFNKRKTYFAHDALQQCTVGDIVLLKALPVPRTKHVKHELAEIVFKVGKVIDPVTGKPCAGTTYLENPISLETNYPKTPEELNVSSSP from the exons ATGTCAATAGCTCGATCATCGGTCCATGCCAAATGGATCGTAGGAAAGGTGATTGGGACAGCAATGCAGAAAACCGCTAAAGTGAGGGTGACCAGGCTTGTTCTGGATCCCTACTTGTTAAAG TATTTTAATAAGCGAAAAACATACTTTGCTCATGATGCCCTTCAGCAGTGCACTGTTGGGGATATTGTGCTTCTCAAAGCTTTACCTGTTCCACGAACAAAGCATGTGAAACATGAACTGGCCGAGATTGTTTTCAAGGTTGGCAAAGTCATTGATCCGGTGACAGGAAAACCCTGTGCGGGAACCACCTACCTGGAGAATCCCATCAGTTTGGAAACTAATTACCCCAAAACTCCAGAAGAACTCAATGTTTCTTCATCACCGTGA